A genomic segment from Luteibacter aegosomatis encodes:
- a CDS encoding histidine phosphatase family protein, with translation MSIDLLRHGDTGQRSYRGQLDDPLTPLGWTQLRTAVEGGTWDAVVSSSMARCARFAEELAAERGLPLRIDPRLAEYHFGQWQGVPIETLAEEQGDALGRFWADPVANPPPGAETFDAFRRRLADALDEIAIEARDTRVLVVTHGGAIRLLRCVAARRDFGDMAGIDVPHASLHPIVWGA, from the coding sequence ATGAGCATCGACCTGCTTCGCCACGGCGATACGGGCCAGCGCAGCTATCGCGGGCAGCTCGACGATCCGTTGACGCCGCTGGGCTGGACGCAGTTGCGGACGGCGGTGGAGGGCGGGACGTGGGATGCCGTCGTGTCGTCGTCGATGGCGCGCTGCGCGCGCTTCGCCGAGGAGCTCGCGGCGGAGCGTGGCTTGCCGCTGCGCATCGATCCGCGCCTGGCCGAATACCACTTCGGGCAATGGCAGGGCGTGCCGATCGAAACGCTCGCCGAGGAGCAGGGCGATGCGCTCGGACGGTTCTGGGCCGATCCCGTGGCGAATCCGCCACCGGGCGCGGAGACGTTCGACGCATTTCGACGGCGGCTCGCGGATGCGCTCGACGAGATCGCCATCGAAGCCCGCGACACGCGCGTGCTCGTCGTGACGCATGGCGGCGCCATTCGCCTGTTGCGTTGTGTCGCGGCGCGACGCGACTTCGGCGACATGGCCGGCATCGACGTACCCCACGCGTCGCTGCATCCCATCGTGTGGGGCGCATGA